The segment ACTATACATTAAAGCAGTTGAGATATTTCGAGGACCAGACCATACCGAAATTCGCTTTATATTATCTCTGGTCATTCGCTACTGCTTCTTTTATTAGTTCCTGATATAAACCGCTTAATCGTTTAGTCATATTTCCATATGATTGAGTTCCAATAATTCGACCATCTATTTTCGTTACTGGTGTCAACCCACCAAAGGTTCCTGTCACAAAAGCTTCATCAGCACCATACACATCAAATAATGAAAAATCTTTTTGATGACAAGATATTCCATGACGCTCACATGCCTCAATGACTTTTGCTCGCGTAATGCCATTCATGCAATATTGACCTGTGGACGTCCACACCTCTCCATTTTTAATTATAAAGAAATTGGTCGCATTACACGTAGACACAAATCCGTTAACATCCAACATCAGTGCTTCATCAGCTCCTGCTTCTATAGCTTGAATTAATGCTTGAACTTCATGTAATTTGCTATGGCAATTTAATCTTGGGTCTAGATAGTCTGGCGATCCGCGTCTTATTGTACTAGTAAGCAAGGTTATCCCGCTTTCTTTACTTTCGTTGGACGCTTTTTTGTATTCAGGAATGATAACCACATTTGGACCAGATATGGTAAGCCTCGGGTCTTGAGAAGGTGTTTTTTTAATCCCTCTAGTAATCATAATACGCACATGTACATGATTTGTCATTTGGTTTTCATTGAGTACATTCCAAATGGTTTTGGTCAATTCAGTTTTAGTAAATGGAAAAATCATTCCAACGGTTGCAGCCGATGTCCATAAACGATCTAAATGATCATCAAGAAATACCAATACACCTTCGTGCACCCTTAAAGCTTCCCATATACCGTCACCTACAATATATCCACTATCAAAAACCGAAATTTTAGCCTTATCGCGTGAAAAGAATTCACCGTTAATATAAATTTTAATGTCCTTGTTTCTGTCGTCTGCGACAGCATTATGAGTACCGTGAACCATAGATAGAGTGATTGAATATGATTCAAGAAAGATACTTAAAAATATAGAGTTGTCAATCTATTTTTTAAGTGGTGTGATGTTGCGCTCAGGTCCAGATAACAGAGAGGCAATAACTTTGGTTCCAGGAAATTGTTCTAAAATAATTTTTATAAATACCGTAATTGGTATTGCCATTATCAATCCAGGAATACCCCAGATAAAACCCCATAGCATTAACATGATAAGCACGGCAATGACATTTATAGAAAATGATTTTCCCATAAAAATAGGTTCTAAAATAGCTCCAAATATAATTTGCACACCGGAAATAGATACAATAAAGAAAAACAAAGTACTTGTTGGATCTAACTCTACAAAAGCAAAAATAGATAATAAAATTACTGAAATAAACGAACCTACCATTTGAACAAAGTTAATTAAGAATGCAAAAAGTCCCCAAAAAATAGGAAAGCTCACATCAAAAAATACACATGCCAATCCAGTAAAAATACCAGTAAGTAAGCTTACTAAAAATTTCACTTTAATGAAGGTAATTAAGTCCTTTTCAATCTTCATAAATGCCTTGATTGAAGTATGCTTCTGTTTTAAGATAGTATTATTCATTACTTTATGCATATTGATAGACTCCGATAACCACAAGATGGTGAAAAAGGTCATCATCAATATATTAGTAAGAAATTTACGTATAAAATCAAAGGTCGATCCTATATTTTCCTTTTGAAAAAACTGTGCGAAAAAATTACCTTCCGTATTGTATTTCAAGCCGTATTCTTCCTGTAAATACATCATTAAATCATTAATCTTGATTTCCGCTTTACTCAAAAATACCGTGTTATTGGCAAGTATTTGTTTACTTGACAATTGCACAAGTTCAACGCCAATCATCACGCCTATAGCGATAAGTGTTATTACAATTAGAATACTAAACAAGCGCGGCACTCGACGTCGCCCCAACCATCGCATTAGGGGCAAAAAGAGCAATGCAATAAACATTGAAGCGATTAATGGAATAAAAATAAAGGATAATATTTTAAGTAAATAAAATATTAAAGGAATTACAATGACTAACAATAAAATATTAGTAGTACGTCTTTGGTCTAACATGAGGCGATTTTCTTTTCATAGCTGATTAAGCAAAGTTAGAGTATTATGTCAATATAATTCCCTAAAAAAACTTAAAATGGCACATCATTATCGTCATCTTCTGGGGCACCAAAGGCATCAGAAGCAGACGGAAAATTATCTGGTTTAAAGGTATCATCATTTGCGGCTGCATTCATTTTTGAATGAAACTCTCCAAATGGTGTATCGAAATCATCTAAGTTATCAAACTTACCTAAGTGACCTATAAACTTCAAACGAATATTGTCTAAACCACCATTTCTATGCTTGGCGACGATAAACTCACCTTGACCTTCTGTTGGTGAGCGTTCATCATCATCCCACTCATCAATTTTGTAGTATTCTGGTCGGTATATGAAACTTACAATATCCGCATCTTGTTCAATGGCTCCAGATTCACGTAAATCAGATAGTAGTGGTCTTTTACTTCCCCCACGAGTTTCTACCGCACGTGACAACTGAGATAAGGCTATTACAGGAACACTAAGTTCTTTAGCTAAAGCTTTCAGGTTACGAGAAATCATAGATATTTCTTGTTCACGGTTCCCTCCTTTTTGACTTCCTCCTGCGGTCATTAACTGCAGGTAATCAATCATAATCATTTTAACACCGTACTGAGATGCCAAACGTCTGGCTTTAGCACGCAAATCAAAAATGGATAATGACGGTGTATCATCAATAAATAAGGGCGCTTTTTCTAAAGTCTTCACCTTAACATTTAACTGTTCCCACTCGTGTTTTTCTAGCTTTCCGGTTCTTAGTTTTTCAGAAGACAATCCTGTTTCCGAAGAAATCAAACGTGTAATTAATTGTACAGAAGACATTTCTAATGAAAAGAACGCGACTGGAATATTACTATTCACCGCAATATTTCTTGCCATAGTTAATGTCAATGCTGTTTTCCCCATACCTGGACGTGCAGCGACAATAATTAAATCACTTGGCTGCCATCCAGAGGTCAATTTGTCTAATTTGGTAAATCCAGTTGGGATTCCACTTAAACCTTCCTTATTTGATATTTCCTCAATTTTCTTTTTAGCTTGAATAACTAAACTTTGAGCAGTTTCTGTTGATTTCTTTACGTTACCTTGTGTTACTTCATAAAGTTTAGCCTCAGCATTATCTAATAAATCGAAAACATCCTTAGTTTCATCATAGGCTTCCTCAATAATTTCATTGGATATTTTTATTAAGCTACGTTGAATATATTTCTGTAGTATAATGCGAGCATGAAACTCAATATGCGCAGACGACGATACGCGTTGTGTTAATGAAATGAGGTAAAAGTCCCCTCCTACTAAGTCTAGTTTAGCGTCTTTCTTTAATTGACTAGAAACCGTTAATAAATCGACAGGTTCACTATTTTCAAATAATTTGAAAATAGCTTCAAAAATATGTCTGTGCGCATCTTTATAAAAAGCATCGGGACTAAGAATATCAATAACCTCATCAACCCCTTTTTTATCAATCATCATCGCGCCAAGCACAACCTCCTCTAAATCAGTTGCTTGTGGAGGTATTTTACCTTTCTCCAAGCTAATGATTGTGCTTTTATCGACTTTATAGCCTTGTATTTGATTAGGTTGTTTCATAACTGCGAATGTAAATAAAATGTCAACTAAAACGCTGTTTTAAAAAGTTTCAATCTTAACATGTCATCAACAATTTAACTGTTAATAACTTGATTATATTGTTAATAGCGCTAAAAAAACCGAAACCAATGGTTTCAGTTTTTATAATCCGTTAAAGTTATTAGGATTAGCCTTTAAAAACGCCCATTGCTAGGTATTTATCCATACGTTGATTTACTAAATCTTTTGGTGATAACTTTTTTAGTTCCTCATAATTTTTTTCAATAGCCTTTTTCACAGCAAGAAAGGTCGCTGGTCTATCTGAATGCGCACCACCAAGTGGCTCTTTGATAATATTATCAACGAGCTTCAGTCTTTTCATATCAGGAGCTGTTAGCTTTAATGCTTCAGCTGCTTGTTCTTTATACTCCCAACTTCTCCATAAAATAGAAGAACAAGATTCAGGAGAAATTACAGAATACCATGTATTTTCTAACATTAATACGCGATCACCTACACCAATACCTAATGCACCTCCAGAAGCTCCTTCACCAATAATTACAGTAATAATTGGCACTTTAAGCCGTGTCATTTCCAGAATATTTCTGGCTATCGCTTCTCCTTGTCCACGCTCTTCAGCTTCTAAACCGGGATAAGCACCAGGAGTATCGATCAAGGTGACTACTGGAATTCCAAATTTCTCGGCAGATTTCATTAAGCGCAGGGCTTTTCGATATCCTTCAGGATTAGACATTCCAAAATTTCTATACTGACGTGTTTTTGTATTAAACCCTTTTTGTTGGCCAATAAACATATAACTTTGATCGCCAATTTTACCTAAACCACCAATCATGGCTTTGTCATCTTTCACGTTTCGATCTCCGTGTAATTCTAAAAAAGAATCTCCACATAAGGCTTTTATATGATCTAAGGTATACGGTCGACCAGGATGTCTTGATAACTGAACACGTTGCCAAGCGGTCAAATTTTTATAGATATCCTTCTTAGTCTCTAATAATTTCTTTTCAATTTCCTTACAGGTTTGTGTAACATCAACTTCGCTCTCTTCACCAATTAACTGGCACTTCTCAAGTTGATCCTGAAGTTCTTTTATGGGTAATTCAAAATCTAAATATTCCATTGAAATTTTGATTTAGTTCTTAATTCGTTTGTAGTTAGTTCTTGCAAATATAAAAACTTTAATCCGGTTTACTCTCTATGGATTTGCGCTTTTTAATACTCTTTATGTTTTTTAAAATCCCATCGGCTAAAACGGTAGCTAATACTAAAAATGCACCATAGTAAAACTGTGTACTCATAGTTTCCGTGTCAGGAAACATCAATAGTGCTAAAGCAATACCGTATAAGGGTTCTAAATTATAGGTAAGGACGACGGTATACGGACTTATATAACGCATGACTTTTACCGATCCTATAAATGCATATGCTGTACAAATAGAGGCTAAAATGAAAATGTAAATCCAATCTACAGTTTTTAAAGTGAAAAATTCTGCTGAAAAACCATCATTAAAAACTAGGATAAACAATGATAAAAAAACCACACCACTAATAAATTCATAAAATGATATCACCGTTGCACGATGTTGGGCAATAAACCTTCCATTGATTACAGCAAAAATGGTTGAAAACAATGCTGAAGAAATCCCTAAGATAATCCCGTTTAAATATTTAATCTCACTTTGCGTGATTAAGAAAACACCGAAAATGACGATTATTCCGAAAAGAATTTCATACCAAATAATTCTACGCTTATAAATTAAAGGTTCAATAAACGATGCAAAAAAGGCACCAGTAGAAAACATGGCCAATGTGATTGATACATTAGATTGATTAATCGCCTCAAAGAATGTAATCCAATGCAATGCAATGATAATTCCTGCACCAAAGAATTGTAATTTCGTTTTTGTTGATACTTGTATTTTCAGTCGTATAACTTTAATGTATAGAAACATTAACAAACCTGCTATAAGCATGCGATACCATACTAATGCCGTAGATCCAATTGAAATTAATTCCCCAAGAATGGCGGTAAAACCAGCAATAAAAACTAGAAAATGTAAATGAAAGTAATTTTTAAGCTTAGCGTTTGGCATTGTAAAGCAGATAAGCGGCTAAGATACCAAAAACGATATTAGGAAACCACACCGCTAAAAGAGGATCGAAACTGGATTGTTCGGCCATCACACCAAATACTTTGTCAAAGAACACATATATCATGGCAATGGTGATCCCAAAAGCAAGGTTTACTCCCATCCCTCCTCTTCGCTTTATTGATGATACTGCAACCGCTATAATAGTCAAAATAAAAACAGATACAGGTAAGCTCCACTTCTTATACTTTACAACCAAATAACGTCCAATATTCGACGATCCTCTCCGCTTTTCTTTTTCAATAAACTTTATGAGGTCATTATATTGCAAGGTTTCGGCAATATATTCTTCTGGCGTAAGGTCTTCTGCATCAAACTCGAAAGCTATATCTTTTCGTCTAGAATATTCTAGGATATCATCATGTTCACCAAAGGTTCGCTTCGTATAAGACATTAAACTGTATGTAGAATCATTATCTTTTATAGAGTTGGCCGTGATTTTGTAAATCAATTTATTGCCTTCAAAATGTTCTAAACTAAAGTTACTTCCTTGTTTTGTTACGGGATTAAAACTACTCACATAGATATAGTCATTATCATTGACCTGCCTATAAATATTCGTGGTTTTAACTATTTTGGTATTTGTTTTGAGATGTTTATACTTAAACTCATTGAAACCTTTACTTGCTTTCGGAGCCAAATACAAGCCCATGACTAAAGCAAATGCCGCAATAATTGTTGCGCCTATCATATAAGGTCTTAAAAAACGCCAAAATGACACTCCTGAACTTAAAAAAGCAACTATCTCTGTATTATTAGCTAGTTTGGATGTAAACCAGATAACTGATAAAAATAAAAATATAGGAAACAAAAGATTCGCGAAATAGATAGTGAAATCGAAGTAATATTGTGCAACATCTGGAAACGGGACCTGTCGCTCTAAAATTTTTCCAATTTTTTCGGCAAGATTTACAGTTATTCCAATAGGAATAAAAAGCAACAACATCATTAAAAATGTAAACAAATAGCGCTTTAATATGTACCAATCTAGAATTTTCAAATTATAAACGTTTATCCATTTGTTTTACCATTTTATCTTTCCAAGCTCTGAAATCTCCTGCTAATATATGTTTTCTTGCTTCTCTCACCAACCACATATAAAATCCGAGATTATGAATAGTTGCAATTTGCTTTCCGAGTAATTCGTTAACGGTAAATAAATGTCTTAAATAAGCTTTGGTGTATTCGGTATCAACAAATGTAATACCCATCTCATCAACAGGAGAAAAATCATCTGCCCATTTTAAGTTTTTAATATTAATTGAACCATGAGCGGTAAACAACATGCCGTTTCGTGCATTACGAGTTGGCATGACACAATCAAACATATCTACTCCGAGAGCAATATTTTCTAGAATATTAATTGGTGTTCCTACACCCATTAAATATCTTGGTTTTTCCCATGGTAGTATTTCACAGACCACATCAGTCATGGCATACATTTCTTCGGCAGGCTCTCCTACAGATAAACCTCCAATAGCATTACCTTGAGCTCCAGCATTAGCAATATATTCTGCCGATTGTTGTCGTAAGTCTTTGTATGTGCTTCCTTGAACAATAGGGAAAAAAGTTTGCTCATAATCATACATAAAAGGCGTTTTATCTAGATGTGTCAAACAACGATCTAACCAACGATGTGTCATATGCATAGAGCGTTTGGCATAATTATAATCACAAGGGTATGGCGTGCATTCATCAAATGCCATAATGATATCAGCACCAATACTTCGTTGAACTTCCATCACGTTTTCAGGTGTGAATACATGATATGAGCCGTCTATATGAGATTTAAATTTCACACCTTCTTCTTTAATCTTCCGGTTGGCTGATAATGAATAAACTTGATAACCACCAGAATCGGTTAAAATATTCCGATCCCAATTCATAAATTTATGCAGCCCGCCCGCTTTCTCCAAAATAGGTGTTTGGGGTCGGAGATATAAATGATATGTATTTCCTAAAATAACATCTGGATTAATGTCATTTTTCAATTCACGTTGATGAACACCTTTCACTGATGCCACTGTACCAACAGGCATAAAAATAGGGGTCTCAATTTGACCATGGTCTGTTGTCATTACAGCAGCTCTGGCTTTACTTTGAGGGTCGCATGCTTTTAATTCAAATTTCATAAAAAACGGGCATCAGAGGGCAAAGATAATTATCTAGACGTATTAAGGTCTTAAACATTTAATAAAATTGCACTTCTAAATATCTAAAATCCTCATTCTATATTATTAAATCCTTAAATTGTTAGCAAGTGTTTAAAATCGTTAATAAGTGACTGGTTTCTATTTTTGTTTAGGCACATGAAAACTTTATTTTTGACGCTGAAATTACATACATGTTTTATATGCCAAACACACAACAATTACAAGATCTAACAACACAAGTTCGCAGAGATATTTTGCGAATGGTTCACAAGGTAAATTCTGGTCATCCAGGAGGTTCTTTAGGCTGCACAGAATTTATGGTAGCACTTTATCAAGAAATAATGGATAGAAAAGACAGTTTTGATATGGACGGTATCGGAGAAGATATTTTCTTCTTGTCTAATGGTCATATTTCGCCAGTCTTTTACAGTGTGCTTGCACGCTCTGGATATTTTCCAGTAAATGAATTGAACACCTTTAGATTGATAAATTCTAGACTTCAAGGCCACCCTACTACACACGAAGGCTTACCTGGAATACGTGTTGCATCTGGTTCACTTGGTCAAGGTTTTAGTGTTGCTCTAGGTGCTGCTGAAACTAAAAAGTTAAATAACGATAACCATATTGTTTATAGTTTACATGGTGATGGCGAATTACAAGAGGGTCAAAATTGGGAAGGCATTATGTATGCGGCAGCTCATAAAGTCGACAATATTATTTCTACAATTGACTTAAACGGTCAACAAATTGATGGCTCTACAGATGACGTTTTACCAATGGGTAGTTTAAAAGCCAAATTTGAAGCCTTTGGGTGGATTGTTGTTGAGATTGAAAAAGGAAATGATATTGAGGCAATATTGAATGGTATGATCGAAGCAAAATCTTTAACTGGTCATGAAAAACCTGTATGCGTCTTACTTAAAACAGTTATGGGTAATGGAGTTGATTTCATGATGCATACCCACGCTTGGCATGGGAAAGCTCCTAATGATGAGCAGCTAGCAATCGGACTTGCACAAAACGCAGAGACTTTAGGAGATTACTAATTAGCAATTAAGAAAAAAATGAAGACATATACAAATACAGGAAATAAAGACACACGATCTGGTTTTGGAGCTGGACTAACTGAGTTAGGCAAAACTAACGCAAATGTTGTTGCACTTTGTGCAGATCTCATTGGGTCTCTTAAAATGGATGAGTTTAAAGCTAACCATCCTGAACGTTTTTTTCAAGTAGGAATCGCTGAAGCCAATATGATAGGTCTTGCAGCAGGTATGACTATTGGTGGCAAGATTCCATTTACAGGAACCTTTGCTAATTTTTCTACAGGTCGCGTTTATGACCAAATTAGACAAAGCGTTGCTTACTCACACAAAAACGTAAAGATTTGTGCTTCTCATGCTGGTTTAACTTTGGGTGAAGATGGTGCTACACATCAAATTTTAGAAGATATTGGATTGATGAAAATGCTCCCTGGCATGACCGTCATTAACACCTGTGACTATAATCAAACCAAAGCTGCAACAATAGCTATTGCGAAACATAATGGCCCTGTATATTTACGATTTGGAAGACCTAAAGTCGCCAATTTCACTCCTGAAGATCAAACATTTGAAATTGGAAAAGCACTGCAACTCACTGAAGGTAGTGATGTGACAATTGTAGCAACTGGCCATTTGGTTTGGGAAGCTCTAGAAGCCTCTAAAACACTAAAAGAAAAAGGGATTTCAGCGGAAGTTATTAATATTCATACAATCAAACCTTTAGATGAGACTGCTATTTTGAATTCAGTTGCGAAAACTGGTTGTATCGTTACTGCTGAAGAACATAATTATCTTGGTGGTTTGGGTGAAAGTGTGGCACGTGTGCTATCTCAACATTATCCTGCTCCTCAAGAACTTGTTGCAACTAAAGATACATTTGGTGAATCTGGAACTCCAGCTCAGCTTATGGAAAAGTATGGTCTAAATGCGAAAGCCATAATAGAAGCTACTGAAAAGGCGGTACAAAGAAAATAATTAACCTAGATAGGAAGTTATTATCTTGTGTACTGCACATTTGATGAGACGATAGGATTTTAATTTAGACGGTGAGCTAAAAAATAATTTTCGTTTGGCAACGTTTTTGATATTATACATCAAAATTACAAAAAACGAATATTATGAAAAAATTAGTTATCAGTACGTTTTTATTAAGCTTGTTTTGTTTTAGTGCCAATGCTCAAGAAGGAACTTCCTTCGGAATAAAAGCTGGCTTAAATTACAATTCCAACGGCGACTATTTTCAATCTATCGGTGACAATGCTCAAAATCCAGATCGAAATATAGGCTATCATATTGGAGTCTACGGGAAAATTGGTAATGCTCTTTACTTCAGACCAGAATTGATATACACGAGTACTAAGAGTGATTACAATAGTGATGATTTCGAAATGAAAAAAATTGACGCTCCACTATTAGTTGGTATTAAAGTAATCGGTCCTGTTAGTGTATTTGGAGGACCTTCTCTACAGTATATTTTGGACACCCAATTTGACGGAATAAACATTGATAATGTAGAAAACGACTTCTCAGTAGGTTTAAACTTCGGAATTGGTCTAAATTTTAATAAAATTGGTATCGATCTCAGATATGAGCGCGGTTTTAGTGACAATGAAGCAACTTTTATTGGAAATAATCTCGGACAAGCTGCTATAAGTAGAATAGACACAAGACCAGATCAATTAATTTTAAGTTTATCAATAGCACTTTAAACACTAAAAGACATAAAAAAAGACGCTTAAAAGCGTCTTTTTTTATTTATAATTGAGATTATTCCGTTTCATTAGACTCTGTAGAATCTTCATCTAAATAATTTGGAATGCCATCCATATCCGAATCATCGTTAGTAGGATCACCGTCATTATTTAAATCTTCATTAATGGTTAACACACCATCACCATCATCATCAGGATCGAAAAAATTGGGAATATCATCTTCATCCGTATCATCATCAGTAATGTTATTATTACCATTTAAATCTTCAAAATGAGAAAGGACACCGTCATTATCATGATCATTTGGTGCAGCATCATACAACTCGAATTTAAAAATCAAATTGGTGTAAGGAGCAATACCTGCTCCTCCTGGAGGCGCATTAAAATAAGCCAGACCCGAAGGTAAAAACATGACTCCAAACCCATAATTTGAATACCCTATTGTACCATCAGGATTTACAGTTGGTCCATCTTCCGCAGTATTAAAATCTTGTAATACATCTCTCCAACCTGGAATAACTTGAATTAAATCTAAGGTTATAGCATTAGGCGTACTATCAAATACAGTCCCATTAGGCAGCTGTCCGCTATAAATAATACTCACATCATCGGTGAAATTTGGCTCCGGCCCAATTGCATCAGGATTTAAATCCAATACATAATAGTCATAAGTGGTATCTTGAAAAGAAGTTGTTAATGTAACAACATCATTGATCAATAATTCATTATCATCTGGATCAGGCAATTCTAAATAATTTCCCTCGCTATCTTTTGGAAGCTCCATGATGACAATATCATCGACCGAATAATCTAGAGACGTATCGGCAAATGCACTTTTATTGTAATAATGTGTTTCTAGATAGTTTAAAAGTGAGTCATTATCTGCAATTTGCTGTTCTGTTCTGTCCCTTGGTGGTGGTACAGTAAACTCGATTTCATCAGGTGTACAGGCTAATATAACACCGATAAACACCATGATTATGAGTAAACTTTTTTTAATGTTCATGTTGACGTAAATTTTCTTTGATCCAAATAAGAAATGAATCGTTCAATATTGCTTATTTTTAAGGCGCAAGATACAATAATATAATTTTTTTGTACTATACTATTAACGTCAATTTCACAGTTTTAATATGCGAATCGATAAATACCTTTGGTGTGTCAGATATTGTAAAACAAGAAGCATTGCGACTAATGCATGTAAAAAAGGTCATGTAAAAGTCAATGAGCAGGTGGTAAAGCCGAGCAGAGAAGTGTACCCAACGGATAAAATTGACTTCAGAAAAGATCAAATTAACTATCAAATTATTGTTAATGATTTGCCGGAAAGTCGGGTTGGTGCAAAGCTGGTAGATCTATACAGAACAGATGTGACTCCAAAAGATGCGTTTGAAACACAAGAGTTACTAAAACTTGCTAAAGATTATTATCGAAAAAAAGGCGTAGGTCGACCTACGAAAAAAGACCGAAGGGATATTGATGACTTTTACGACGAGCCTGAAGAAGATATCTAGGTAATCATAAGCACATTAAGAAAACTCTTTTTTATATTTGAACAAACCAAATGGCAGCATGAATATTTCAAAAAATATAATATTAGATCACCAGGAGATCCAGCATAAAATTAGACGCATTGCTTATCAAATCTATGAAAGTAATGTCTATGAAGACGAAATCATTTTAGCTGGTATTGAACAAAATGGTTATATACTTGCAAAAAAGCTTAAACTTAGCCTTGAAAAAATTTCCGAATTAAAACCTATTCTTTGTAAGGTAATCATTGATAAAAAAAATCCATTAAACGAGATAAAGACGTCACTTAAAAAAGAGGAATATCAAGATAAATCTATTGTTTTAATTGATGATGTTCTTAATTCAGGAAGTACCTTAATTTATGGCGTTAAGCATTTTTTAGATGTTCCCTTGAAACAATTTAAAACAGCAGTATTGGTAAATCGTAACCACAAGAAATTTCCAGTTAAGGCAGACTACAAAGGCATTTCGCTATCTACCTCTCTCAATGAACACGTAGAAATCGATTTATCTGGGAAACAAAATAAGGCGTTTTTAAAATAATTGAAGCATGATGTCTTGTACCACATCATCAATAGAACGACCATCTGTTTTTACACTTATCTGAGATTGCTCATAAAACGGGGCTCTTTCAAAAAGATGTTTTCCAATAAACTCTTGAAGTTCTTCTTTGGAGTTTAGATGTGCAATAAGCGGCCTATGGGTCTTTTGCTCAAACAATCGCTGTGATAAGGTAGGTATATTGGCCTTAAGGTAAATAGTTACAGCGTCTTTGTTTGTTAACAAAGCCTCCATATTATTGCCATAACATGGTGTACCACCTCCCAAAGACACAACAGTATGCGACAAAGATGTAACATCCTCTAAATAGATAGCTTCGGCTTTTCTAAAATAAATCTCCCCTTTGTTGTTAAAAATATGAGATATGGTAGAATTTTCTTTTGATTCTATATACCTATCAAAATCCTGATAATTGTAGTTAAGGACTTCGGCTAATTTCTCACCGACAACTGATTTTCCAGAACCCATAT is part of the Formosa sp. Hel1_31_208 genome and harbors:
- a CDS encoding outer membrane beta-barrel protein gives rise to the protein MKKLVISTFLLSLFCFSANAQEGTSFGIKAGLNYNSNGDYFQSIGDNAQNPDRNIGYHIGVYGKIGNALYFRPELIYTSTKSDYNSDDFEMKKIDAPLLVGIKVIGPVSVFGGPSLQYILDTQFDGINIDNVENDFSVGLNFGIGLNFNKIGIDLRYERGFSDNEATFIGNNLGQAAISRIDTRPDQLILSLSIAL
- a CDS encoding shikimate kinase → MTLFLIGYMGSGKSVVGEKLAEVLNYNYQDFDRYIESKENSTISHIFNNKGEIYFRKAEAIYLEDVTSLSHTVVSLGGGTPCYGNNMEALLTNKDAVTIYLKANIPTLSQRLFEQKTHRPLIAHLNSKEELQEFIGKHLFERAPFYEQSQISVKTDGRSIDDVVQDIMLQLF
- a CDS encoding transketolase family protein — its product is MKTYTNTGNKDTRSGFGAGLTELGKTNANVVALCADLIGSLKMDEFKANHPERFFQVGIAEANMIGLAAGMTIGGKIPFTGTFANFSTGRVYDQIRQSVAYSHKNVKICASHAGLTLGEDGATHQILEDIGLMKMLPGMTVINTCDYNQTKAATIAIAKHNGPVYLRFGRPKVANFTPEDQTFEIGKALQLTEGSDVTIVATGHLVWEALEASKTLKEKGISAEVINIHTIKPLDETAILNSVAKTGCIVTAEEHNYLGGLGESVARVLSQHYPAPQELVATKDTFGESGTPAQLMEKYGLNAKAIIEATEKAVQRK
- the tgt gene encoding tRNA guanosine(34) transglycosylase Tgt, with the translated sequence MKFELKACDPQSKARAAVMTTDHGQIETPIFMPVGTVASVKGVHQRELKNDINPDVILGNTYHLYLRPQTPILEKAGGLHKFMNWDRNILTDSGGYQVYSLSANRKIKEEGVKFKSHIDGSYHVFTPENVMEVQRSIGADIIMAFDECTPYPCDYNYAKRSMHMTHRWLDRCLTHLDKTPFMYDYEQTFFPIVQGSTYKDLRQQSAEYIANAGAQGNAIGGLSVGEPAEEMYAMTDVVCEILPWEKPRYLMGVGTPINILENIALGVDMFDCVMPTRNARNGMLFTAHGSINIKNLKWADDFSPVDEMGITFVDTEYTKAYLRHLFTVNELLGKQIATIHNLGFYMWLVREARKHILAGDFRAWKDKMVKQMDKRL
- a CDS encoding transketolase, coding for MPNTQQLQDLTTQVRRDILRMVHKVNSGHPGGSLGCTEFMVALYQEIMDRKDSFDMDGIGEDIFFLSNGHISPVFYSVLARSGYFPVNELNTFRLINSRLQGHPTTHEGLPGIRVASGSLGQGFSVALGAAETKKLNNDNHIVYSLHGDGELQEGQNWEGIMYAAAHKVDNIISTIDLNGQQIDGSTDDVLPMGSLKAKFEAFGWIVVEIEKGNDIEAILNGMIEAKSLTGHEKPVCVLLKTVMGNGVDFMMHTHAWHGKAPNDEQLAIGLAQNAETLGDY
- a CDS encoding RNA-binding S4 domain-containing protein codes for the protein MRIDKYLWCVRYCKTRSIATNACKKGHVKVNEQVVKPSREVYPTDKIDFRKDQINYQIIVNDLPESRVGAKLVDLYRTDVTPKDAFETQELLKLAKDYYRKKGVGRPTKKDRRDIDDFYDEPEEDI
- a CDS encoding FKBP-type peptidyl-prolyl cis-trans isomerase, translating into MNIKKSLLIIMVFIGVILACTPDEIEFTVPPPRDRTEQQIADNDSLLNYLETHYYNKSAFADTSLDYSVDDIVIMELPKDSEGNYLELPDPDDNELLINDVVTLTTSFQDTTYDYYVLDLNPDAIGPEPNFTDDVSIIYSGQLPNGTVFDSTPNAITLDLIQVIPGWRDVLQDFNTAEDGPTVNPDGTIGYSNYGFGVMFLPSGLAYFNAPPGGAGIAPYTNLIFKFELYDAAPNDHDNDGVLSHFEDLNGNNNITDDDTDEDDIPNFFDPDDDGDGVLTINEDLNNDGDPTNDDSDMDGIPNYLDEDSTESNETE
- a CDS encoding phosphoribosyltransferase family protein yields the protein MNISKNIILDHQEIQHKIRRIAYQIYESNVYEDEIILAGIEQNGYILAKKLKLSLEKISELKPILCKVIIDKKNPLNEIKTSLKKEEYQDKSIVLIDDVLNSGSTLIYGVKHFLDVPLKQFKTAVLVNRNHKKFPVKADYKGISLSTSLNEHVEIDLSGKQNKAFLK